A genomic segment from Pelobates fuscus isolate aPelFus1 chromosome 7, aPelFus1.pri, whole genome shotgun sequence encodes:
- the THUMPD3 gene encoding tRNA (guanine(6)-N2)-methyltransferase THUMP3 isoform X1, which produces MNCAGVTRENVGKGLLICQSSKMAEIALLTDNLSEVKLGDSDLMPSNIANLDSISITIGATVPTGFELTAAAEVQEKLGCVCKISKDRGKIYFEIKQDSLGQVHRLRSVDNLFVIVQEFSDFPFKETKESALEDLMELAAKLPWDAALNAWELNNSLKKKKRRKKPGNGNHKEQKAQVVSSEVEVEKVEGSIHPEKEPITSVNQEKDEDQKLLTTTQSLEIPEKEDTEAGKNQDKPVLLPDPKEVTGEETANDQAQTIHLHGSSQESKDINTLLDAAVKVEAQEGGETTDSTSVLKFRVTCNRAGDKHSFTSNEAARDFGGAVQDYFQWKADMTNFDIEVLLNISYNEVVVGIALTEESLHRRNITHFGPTTLRSTLAYGMLRLCNLQSSDVIIDPMCGTGSIPLEGVSEWPNCFFMAGDNNPQAVNRAASNINSLLRKQKNTESTSQGLPIDAIQWDISRLPLRSSSVDVIVTDMPFGKRIGSKKKNWDLYPACLKEMSRVCRAGTGRAVLLTHDRKCFVKALAKAAHMWKKMHTVWVNIGGLHAGVYLLQRTALDASECTKDKPKENLSECPVSHCKEEEPAAPSEMI; this is translated from the exons ATGAATTGTGCTGGGGTGACGAGAGAGAACGTGGGGAAAG GACTGCTCATTTGCCAATCCTCCAAAATGGCTGAGATTGCTCTGCTAACTGATAATTTATCAGAGGTTAAACTAGGCGACAGTGACTTAATGCCTAGTAATATTGCTAACCTGGACAGCATATCTATTACTATTGGAGCTACAGTACCTACAGGCTTTGAATTAACAGCAGCTGCTGAAGTACAGGAGAAACTAGGATGTGTGTGCAAAATCAGCAAAGATCGAggaaaaatttactttgaaatcaaGCAGGATAGCCTGGGACAG GTTCACCGTCTGAGGTCCGTGGATAATCTGTTTGTTATTGTCCAGGAGTTCTCAGACTTCCCGTTCAAAGAAACAAAG GAATCTGCTTTAGAGGATCTCATGGAATTGGCAGCAAAGCTTCCCTGGGATGCAGCTCTAAATGCCTGGGAGCTTAACAACagtttgaaaaagaaaaagaggcgCAAGAAACCTGGAAACGGCAACCACAAAGAGCAGAAAGCCCAAGTAGTATCTTCTGAAGTTGAGGTTGAAAAAGTGGAGGGTAGTATACACCCTGAGAAAGAGCCCATTACCTCGGTAAATCAAGAAAAGGATGAGGACCAGAAGCTACTAACTACAACCCAGAGCCTGGAAATCCCAGAAAAGGAGGACACAGAAGCAGGCAAGAATCAGGATAAGCCAGTTTTACTTCCAGATCCCAAAGAGGTCACAGGAGAAGAGACTGCTAATGATCAGGCGCAGACTATCCACCTGCATGGATCTTCACAAGAAAGTAAGGATATCAACACTTTGCTTGATGCTGCCGTGAAAGTGGAGGCTCAGGAAGGTGGCGAGACTACAGACAGTACCAGTGTCTTGAAATTCCGTGTCACCTGCAACCGTGCAGGAGACAAACACAGCTTCACATCAAACGAGGCAGCAAGAGATTTTGGAGGAGCTGTACAGGACTACTTTCAATGGAAGGCAGACATGACCAACTTTGATATAGAG GTGCTCTTGAATATCAGTTATAATGAAGTAGTGGTGGGAATCGCACTGACCGAAGAAAGTTTGCATCGCAGGAATATCACACACTTTGGACCCACAACTCTTCGCTCTACCCTGGCGTACGGGATGCTCAG GCTGTGCAACTTACAATCATCAGATGTCATTATAGATCCCATGTGTGGGACAGGCTCCATCCCTCTAGAG GGTGTGAGCGAGTGGCCAAACTGCTTCTTTATGGCTGGGGACAATAATCCACAGGCTGTGAACAGAGCTGCCAGTAACATCAACTCCTTACTAAGAAAGCAGAAAAACACAGAAAG TACCTCGCAAGGACTACCGATTGATGCTATTCAATGGGACATCTCAAGACTCCCTCTGAGGAGCTCCTCTGTGGATGTGATTGTTACAGACATGCCATTCGGTAAGAG AATAGGATCAAAGAAAAAGAACTGGGATTTGTATCCTGCCTGTCTGAAAGAAATGAGCCGTGTGTGCCGGGCAGGTACAGGGAGAGCCGTACTACTTACTCATGACAGGAAATGCTTTGTCAAG GCCCTGGCTAAAGCTGCACACATGTGGAAGAAAATGCACACTGTCTGGGTTAATATTGGAGGACTTCATGCTGGAGTCTACCTCCTCCAACGGACTGCCCTTGAtgcaagtgaatgcaccaaagaCAAGCCGAAGGAGAATCTGAGTGAATGCCCTGTTTCACACTGCAAGGAGGAAGAGCCAGCTGCACCCTCGGAAATGATCTAA
- the THUMPD3 gene encoding tRNA (guanine(6)-N2)-methyltransferase THUMP3 isoform X2, with amino-acid sequence MAEIALLTDNLSEVKLGDSDLMPSNIANLDSISITIGATVPTGFELTAAAEVQEKLGCVCKISKDRGKIYFEIKQDSLGQVHRLRSVDNLFVIVQEFSDFPFKETKESALEDLMELAAKLPWDAALNAWELNNSLKKKKRRKKPGNGNHKEQKAQVVSSEVEVEKVEGSIHPEKEPITSVNQEKDEDQKLLTTTQSLEIPEKEDTEAGKNQDKPVLLPDPKEVTGEETANDQAQTIHLHGSSQESKDINTLLDAAVKVEAQEGGETTDSTSVLKFRVTCNRAGDKHSFTSNEAARDFGGAVQDYFQWKADMTNFDIEVLLNISYNEVVVGIALTEESLHRRNITHFGPTTLRSTLAYGMLRLCNLQSSDVIIDPMCGTGSIPLEGVSEWPNCFFMAGDNNPQAVNRAASNINSLLRKQKNTESTSQGLPIDAIQWDISRLPLRSSSVDVIVTDMPFGKRIGSKKKNWDLYPACLKEMSRVCRAGTGRAVLLTHDRKCFVKALAKAAHMWKKMHTVWVNIGGLHAGVYLLQRTALDASECTKDKPKENLSECPVSHCKEEEPAAPSEMI; translated from the exons ATGGCTGAGATTGCTCTGCTAACTGATAATTTATCAGAGGTTAAACTAGGCGACAGTGACTTAATGCCTAGTAATATTGCTAACCTGGACAGCATATCTATTACTATTGGAGCTACAGTACCTACAGGCTTTGAATTAACAGCAGCTGCTGAAGTACAGGAGAAACTAGGATGTGTGTGCAAAATCAGCAAAGATCGAggaaaaatttactttgaaatcaaGCAGGATAGCCTGGGACAG GTTCACCGTCTGAGGTCCGTGGATAATCTGTTTGTTATTGTCCAGGAGTTCTCAGACTTCCCGTTCAAAGAAACAAAG GAATCTGCTTTAGAGGATCTCATGGAATTGGCAGCAAAGCTTCCCTGGGATGCAGCTCTAAATGCCTGGGAGCTTAACAACagtttgaaaaagaaaaagaggcgCAAGAAACCTGGAAACGGCAACCACAAAGAGCAGAAAGCCCAAGTAGTATCTTCTGAAGTTGAGGTTGAAAAAGTGGAGGGTAGTATACACCCTGAGAAAGAGCCCATTACCTCGGTAAATCAAGAAAAGGATGAGGACCAGAAGCTACTAACTACAACCCAGAGCCTGGAAATCCCAGAAAAGGAGGACACAGAAGCAGGCAAGAATCAGGATAAGCCAGTTTTACTTCCAGATCCCAAAGAGGTCACAGGAGAAGAGACTGCTAATGATCAGGCGCAGACTATCCACCTGCATGGATCTTCACAAGAAAGTAAGGATATCAACACTTTGCTTGATGCTGCCGTGAAAGTGGAGGCTCAGGAAGGTGGCGAGACTACAGACAGTACCAGTGTCTTGAAATTCCGTGTCACCTGCAACCGTGCAGGAGACAAACACAGCTTCACATCAAACGAGGCAGCAAGAGATTTTGGAGGAGCTGTACAGGACTACTTTCAATGGAAGGCAGACATGACCAACTTTGATATAGAG GTGCTCTTGAATATCAGTTATAATGAAGTAGTGGTGGGAATCGCACTGACCGAAGAAAGTTTGCATCGCAGGAATATCACACACTTTGGACCCACAACTCTTCGCTCTACCCTGGCGTACGGGATGCTCAG GCTGTGCAACTTACAATCATCAGATGTCATTATAGATCCCATGTGTGGGACAGGCTCCATCCCTCTAGAG GGTGTGAGCGAGTGGCCAAACTGCTTCTTTATGGCTGGGGACAATAATCCACAGGCTGTGAACAGAGCTGCCAGTAACATCAACTCCTTACTAAGAAAGCAGAAAAACACAGAAAG TACCTCGCAAGGACTACCGATTGATGCTATTCAATGGGACATCTCAAGACTCCCTCTGAGGAGCTCCTCTGTGGATGTGATTGTTACAGACATGCCATTCGGTAAGAG AATAGGATCAAAGAAAAAGAACTGGGATTTGTATCCTGCCTGTCTGAAAGAAATGAGCCGTGTGTGCCGGGCAGGTACAGGGAGAGCCGTACTACTTACTCATGACAGGAAATGCTTTGTCAAG GCCCTGGCTAAAGCTGCACACATGTGGAAGAAAATGCACACTGTCTGGGTTAATATTGGAGGACTTCATGCTGGAGTCTACCTCCTCCAACGGACTGCCCTTGAtgcaagtgaatgcaccaaagaCAAGCCGAAGGAGAATCTGAGTGAATGCCCTGTTTCACACTGCAAGGAGGAAGAGCCAGCTGCACCCTCGGAAATGATCTAA
- the VHL gene encoding von Hippel-Lindau disease tumor suppressor: MPEENLSQLPVPRLCSLNSRIPTNVIFVNLTPRTVKPIWINFQGEPQAYPSLRPHTGRRMITYLDHFWLFRDLETDVGLLANKQEMYFPVEGNNVQPIFVNISSPEFTLKEHCIHFIRKIVKPEDYRKLDIVASLYKDLEDLPNMTKDLRRLTITYWEQNRSSNSEA; encoded by the exons ATGCCGGAGGAGAACTTGTCCCAGCTCCCGGTCCCCCGGCTCTGCTCCCTCAACAGCCGCATCCCGACAAATGTCATTTTCGTTAACCTGACTCCGCGCACCGTGAAACCAATCTGGATCAACTTCCAGGGCGAACCGCAGGCCTACCCCAGCCTGAGACCACATACCGGCCGCAGGATGATCACCTACCTGG ATCATTTCTGGCTTTTCCGAGACCTTGAAACCGATGTTGGACTGTTGGCTAACAAGCAGGAAATGTACTTCCCTGTCGAAGGCAATAATGTGCAGCCAATTTTTGTAAACATCAGTTCTCCAG AATTTACCCTGAAGGAGCACTGTATCCATTTCATCAGGAAGATTGTAAAGCCAGAGGACTATCGCAAACTGGACATTGTAGCTTCTTTATACAAAGACTTGGAAGATCTTCCGAACATGACAAAAGACTTGCGTAGATTGACAATTACATACTGGGAACAAAACAGATCATCCAATTCAGAAGCCTGa